One stretch of Paenibacillus sp. AN1007 DNA includes these proteins:
- a CDS encoding VOC family protein codes for MIRYAHIHHVSLAVRDLEKAKKFYSGLLGMQEIKRPPFRSTGTWYAIGSQQLHLLQHPDGHTLREAGIDTTDGHFALWVVSYSETIAWLEQQGIDYEARPDSVAGFAQIFILDPDRNIIEFGAPYGS; via the coding sequence ATGATTAGATATGCACATATTCATCACGTAAGTCTGGCTGTTCGAGATTTGGAGAAGGCTAAAAAATTTTATTCCGGCTTGTTAGGTATGCAGGAGATTAAACGTCCACCTTTTCGTTCAACGGGTACGTGGTACGCCATCGGCAGTCAGCAGCTTCATCTGCTGCAGCATCCAGATGGTCACACCTTGCGGGAAGCAGGAATTGATACGACAGACGGACACTTTGCACTATGGGTGGTCAGTTATTCGGAGACGATTGCCTGGCTGGAGCAGCAGGGCATTGATTATGAGGCCAGACCTGATAGTGTGGCTGGATTTGCCCAGATTTTTATTCTCGATCCTGATCGAAATATTATCGAGTTTGGTGCACCATATGGTTCCTAG
- a CDS encoding DUF6612 family protein: MKKWTTMIIGALLTVSLAACGNDTDKSAAPSAGNETTTNESGKTAEQTAAVPTLDELLAKTGEATKALKSFTTEANIDQKIKLDAGEQSQDQQVKTSLKMDIIKDPMMIYQEMELDMSGQKQNVKQYITSDKIYSQVGDQWVAIPEDQTKALIEQLKASMNPEKELDQFKKVKEDVKITEEGDNYVLNADVSGDNVKELAKSVMEQNGSDAQMKAMLDQMNIKSMKMKYLINKETSLMEKIDVEMMMEMEQNNQKMTMDMKMDTSFSNHDKVAEIKIPQEALDSAK; this comes from the coding sequence TTGAAGAAGTGGACGACAATGATTATTGGGGCATTACTAACAGTAAGCTTGGCAGCATGCGGGAACGATACAGATAAATCTGCAGCGCCATCAGCAGGAAACGAAACGACAACAAACGAGAGCGGTAAAACGGCGGAGCAGACTGCGGCTGTTCCAACACTGGATGAATTGCTTGCCAAAACAGGTGAAGCAACGAAAGCACTGAAAAGCTTCACGACTGAAGCCAACATCGATCAGAAGATCAAACTGGATGCAGGTGAGCAGTCTCAGGATCAGCAGGTGAAAACGTCTTTGAAAATGGATATCATTAAAGATCCGATGATGATCTATCAAGAGATGGAACTGGATATGTCTGGACAGAAGCAAAATGTAAAACAGTATATTACTTCAGACAAAATTTACTCCCAAGTAGGTGACCAGTGGGTAGCCATTCCAGAAGATCAAACGAAGGCACTCATCGAACAATTGAAAGCTAGCATGAATCCGGAAAAAGAGCTGGACCAATTCAAAAAAGTAAAAGAAGACGTTAAGATCACCGAAGAGGGCGACAACTATGTCCTGAACGCAGATGTGTCTGGTGACAATGTCAAGGAATTGGCTAAATCCGTTATGGAACAAAACGGTTCAGATGCTCAAATGAAGGCTATGCTTGATCAAATGAATATTAAGAGCATGAAAATGAAATATTTGATTAACAAAGAGACGTCTCTTATGGAGAAGATCGATGTAGAAATGATGATGGAAATGGAGCAAAACAATCAGAAAATGACGATGGACATGAAAATGGACACTTCATTCTCCAACCATGACAAGGTAGCGGAAATCAAGATCCCTCAAGAGGCGCTGGACAGCGCGAAGTAA
- a CDS encoding thiol-disulfide oxidoreductase DCC family protein, which yields MTAAHKDKHEGHPIVLVDGVCSFCQGLTKWIIKRDPEGKYHFASLQSEVAKGLLEKGGLKTDSMDTFVLIEDGKYYTRSTAALRLAKGLKFPYPLLYMFIIVPKFIRNAVYNWVARNRYRWFGKEEACMLPTPETKDRFL from the coding sequence ATGACAGCAGCTCATAAGGATAAGCACGAGGGACACCCGATTGTTCTTGTCGACGGCGTATGCAGCTTCTGCCAGGGATTAACAAAATGGATTATCAAGCGTGACCCGGAGGGGAAATATCACTTTGCTTCACTTCAGTCTGAGGTGGCGAAGGGACTGCTGGAGAAGGGCGGCCTGAAGACAGACAGCATGGATACGTTTGTCTTGATTGAAGATGGAAAATACTACACACGTTCAACTGCGGCGCTAAGGCTGGCTAAAGGTTTAAAGTTTCCCTATCCGCTGCTCTATATGTTTATTATCGTGCCCAAATTCATTCGTAATGCGGTGTATAACTGGGTTGCACGCAATCGATATCGCTGGTTCGGGAAAGAAGAAGCATGTATGCTGCCTACACCTGAGACTAAAGACCGATTTCTATAA